AGCAACAATAAATAATGTAAGAGGCCCAGGCAGGGCTTGAGCCTGCTTTTCACCAGCACAGACCCAGAGCAGTGCCACACCTCTGTCAGACTGCCGTGAAACCCAGGAACCCCATGGAGAAAGCTTCCCCAagcagctctgccctgtgctgctgcctcctcattGCTCCTCGCGCTGCTTCTGCCCCGGGATGGCGCCTGGGGCTGAGGTTTGCTGTGcaaagcagccctgctgctgctggggacgtGCCACCCGCTCCTCCCGCCCTGCACGGGACCATCCCCAGCCCCGcgaggggctgtgctggcttgATGATGATTTATCTGTGCGCTGCTTAATGGCCCAGGCAGCGTGGCTGGCCCGGCGCACACCATCCATCAGCCTGGAAACCAGGTCACTTGGGACAGGAATAGATGCTGCAGGTTCACTGAATATTAATGCTTCATTAGGGTCAGGAAATCAGGGCGAGGGGGAGGCGGGGAAGCCGTGGCGGTGGGGGCAGCcttcccctgccagcagcctcccagcggggacagggctgggctgagcccGTCCCGGTCGGGGTGCgcagccccatccccatcctgcagcagccacgAGCGTCTGGGGTCCTCCTCCAGGCAGGGATCAGTGGGATAAACAAGGTGTGGGATAAACCAAGGCGCCTGGGTCACCCAGGTGTCCGAGCATCCAGGTGGCGTGTTAACAAGTGGCCTTTGCCCGTGGGACCTGAGTCATCTTCAGGGCATCTTCCCGAGAGGCTGCCCAGCTCGTTAGGGCTGGCGCTGTAACGAGCACAGGGGTGCGTTACGGGTACCCCAGCAGCCCTAGCTGTCACCTCTCCCCACTGGTAGGCTACCTCTGCAGTCTGAAGGGTAATCGTTAGATTAGCCCCGGGGCTATAAATAATAGTGCTGAGCTGGAGGGAGCGGCCTCAAAGCACAGGAGAGCTCCAAGGAGCACGGAGGTGCTTGGgggaagctgggaggggatCCCAAAGGAGGTGGTTCCCCATGTGTGGGGACCTGGCCTGCAGAGGTCCCCGCCAGAGGATGTCCTGGATGCAAAAACCTCTGCACTTGTtgaaggagaggctgagggagggagctgcagcagtgcttcaGATAAACACGCCCAGCCTTCTGCAACggctggaggctgggagagccccAGCGCAGGCACCTTGTGTGCTGGTCCTGTTCCAGCACCTCCCTGGACGTCTACAAATCAGCCACTGGGCTGGCTGGGCTGCGAGCCCAAACCAGCTGCTCTCGTTTCAAAGCACACGCGAAAAGCTCAGCATCGGCTGCGGAAATCCCCAGGGGAAACCGAGGCACCGAGCAGAGCCGTGACCACCTGAGCCCCGGCTTGCTCTCTGCACCCTCGCAGCTCCTGTCTGTGCGTGCACAGCCCAGCCTCACGGCCCTCTGCTGGCTGAGGGGCTGCTCGATGGCCAGGTTAGGGGGCCTGAAACAAAATGCAGGCGTGTGGCAGGAGGGGAGGTGTGAGAGGGGCACTACAGGCTgagcacagctggcagcaggagcatgAGGTCCAGCACCGCGACGTGGTGCCGTCTCAGCTGCCCACCGAGCAGAGGGTGCAGCAAGAAATTATCTCCGTTTGCTcagctcccttcttccttccccctttccATGGTTTGGTTGCTGTTCGAAAGGCATTTTCGTGGAAAAGGAGGGTCAGGAGCCGAGGGGCTGCgcttctccagcagcttcccctgctgccagccccccggCTAGCACATCTGGAAGAAGCCAGGGTGGGACACCAGCTAAAAATCCTGCTTCCTGAGGCCACATCTCCTCTGGGGGGTGAGAGCCTGGGCTTGCTTGATGTCAGCACCCCCAGACACTGCACCACCCAGTGCAGTTACCCAGAGGGGATGGAGAAGTGTCCCCAGTGCCTTCACTTCCCTGGGGATCTGCCCTCGCCCAGCACCCGTGGCAGCTGGATGCCGTGGGCCGTGTCCCGGAGCACCCACAGCCTCTGGGACCCGAGGACATCCAACCCACGTGTCCTTCTGCTGCCAAGGAGCTTGAACACCACCTGAACTctggcagaaagggaaaaacaaaaaaaagagggggaaaaataacatCTGGCACCATGTATCCTGCACCCAGAACTactcctggctgtgctggtggcaccgAGACGCCCTGAGCCCAGTGCCACCGGTGCTGGAGGCAGCTCGTCCTGTGGGTGGCCATCCCCAGTGGTGACATTGCTAGGAAAGATTTCATCAGGGCTCTTTGACGTGCTTTTCCTGCTCCACCtccctctcctggctgctgtcaccgagcccccagacccctggCAACATTTGGGGCTCGGGAGCTCAGCCGCTGCCCCACATCCTCACCAGGACATCCCCAGCCCACCTGATGGGGATGGATGCTCTGCCCCGGGGGGATTGAAATTGGTCCTGGGGCTGATGGCACAGCAGgagggggggagctggggagctgggggcagcagggagaggctggCCAAGGGCTCCCGGGTCCCTCCTCTCCGGGTCCAGCCCGCAGCCCCGGTAGTCAATGGCAACCTCCTGTCCGTTTCCATGGCAGCGGGAAAATTAATGTTGACGAAGCTGCTCGAGAGGGAGAGGAGACCCTGGTGGCTTCAGGCCTGATGTCCCCCCCTTCCTCGCCTCGGCTGGCTCGGGGGGACGTCACCCATCACCTCCCGTGCCaagcctgcagcaggctgggcacCGGTCCCAAAGCCCGGATCATCCCGGGAGCTCCTGCCACCAGCCGGATAATCCCCGAATCCCCGGTCTTCCACCAGCTCCTCTCACCCTAATCCGTCCCCTGCCACCCACCTGGGCTGACCCCGCTCAGCCCCGCAGGGCAGCACGGGGCTCTGAGTgatgctggggacagggaggtggtggcacgGCCCTGGGGATGTCCCTGCGGCAGCCCAGCGGTGACGTGCTGCGGGGACAGGACCCTGATGATAACTCAGGTGTCACCAGGGTGTCCCACCCAGAGCTGCCAAGCATCCCCTTTCCCGGCCCCGATTCAGCTCCAGCAGAGCCCCGAATTCATCCCGCGTCTCCTCCTTTGGCAGAGTGATAGAGAACCACCACGGGCTGGACGGGGAGGACTACGCGGCGCAGTACCCCGAGTACGGCgagggctgcctgctgcagtgcgACTGCTCGGCCGAGTGCTACCGCGACGACAGCAGCCACCGCGAGTACAGGTCCGGCCACGGCGGGCAGCGGGTTTTtgggggacagggggatggATGTCCCCGCGTGGTGACCCCCCATGCACCCCAATCCTCATGCTCTGCCTTGGCACAGCCACACCGCGCTCAGGACACCTAGGTCAAGGTGTGATGGCCACGGTGACGGTGGCCAGGGCGCAGTGACAGTGGCCAGGGCACGGTGGTGGTTTTCTGTTCTCACCCCAACGCTGCCTGTTCTTTCCCTCAGGCTGAAGAGACGGTCCAGCAGCTCCACCTCGCCGCCgcccaagaagaaaaagaaaaagaaatcggGTCACCGCCGGAGCCGGTGAGTCCACGCTTGTCCCCATGCTGCCCCCGAGACCTGGAGGGTTTgaccctgcagctctgctgggtctCCCCAAGCAGgtcccctccctgctcacccCGTCCCAACAAGCTGAAGGCTTTCAGAGGGGATTTAATGATTTTGGGTCATTAACCCAGCCCTTGCTGTGCTCTCGGGTtgtggctgggggctgcagggtgctggtgcATCCACACCCAGCACCATCAGCACCCAGCCTCCCTGGgagggcagagcacagccccGCGCAGCACCGGGCAGGATTTGGCTGCTGGGAAGGGGCCGGCTCCGTCCACCACCCAGGTCCTGCCCCAGTTTGCATGTCCTGGagcagtgggaggatgctgTCCTTACTGtccctttcttctctgcctttcccGCGGCAGCAAAAAGAGGAAACCCGGCTCGGAGCGCAGGTGAGTGTCCCGCTCCCAACCCCCCGGGGGAAttggctgctccagccccggcTCCTGCTGGAGGCTGTGGAGCCCACGAGGTGGCAATGGGACACAACGGGATCTGGCTGCCCTGGCACCGGGGTTACCCTGAGCTGGACTCTCCTTTCTGCCCCCTGGAAATAAATCCCATGCAATATTCATGCGTCCCAGGGGCTGTCCGGCGACGTGGGGTGCCAGGGGTTGGTGGGTCACGAGGATGGGACTTGGGgttcctgctgcaccccagctCCTTGCTCCCACCCTAAAGGCACCCACTTCCCCCCCCTCAGCTGCGACAGCTCCTCACCCATCCgcaaggagaagaagaagaagactggaaagaaacacagacGCGACAGGTAGGATGGATACGGCTCCTCCAGGCGCcgtgctcctggggctggggacagcggggctGCTTGGTGGCtgcggggagggctggggaccGTGGGGAAGCCCCCGGGGCTCTGGGACTGGGGTGGGTTGGCAgcatgggcagggcagggtgctgggtgacCCTCCAAGGGGGCAGGCAGTTCTCCGAAACACAGGCTGTCACCTCCTGATGGCCAGGCTGCCCCGTCCAGTGACCCAAACTGGTGgttcccagccccctgcccttgTCTCTGTCCCTGCCatcccctggggctgcccaaCCTTCGCCCCCCGCCACAGCTCACGGTGTCTCTGCGTCCTCTCCATCCCCAGGTCTGAGTCGGGGtccaggaagaagagaagacacAGGTGAGAGCGAAGGCAGCCGGGAGCCATCCCACCGCCACCTGTGCTTGGTGCCAGCGTCCCCCTTGCCCCATGACAACTCTGCTGGTTGTCCCCCACCCTTGGAGGTGGCACGGGGCCACCCCACGCTCTGGGTGCGCGTTGGCCAGGGCTCAGCAGGGTGACCCATCGCGCCGGGCATCATCactgcccctctccccctctcccacctctgccttttcaCCTCTCTGCCCTCCCCGCAGGTCCCGCAGCCCCAAAAACAAGcggaaagagaaaaacaaagagcgCAAGAGGTGAGGCGCCGcgggcaggcagctggcagggtgctgcccTGTGgggccagccccccccccaaacctctGAGCTGCCCGGCACGGGGGGGCTCAGCCTGCCCATCGGCCCCGGCCGTCCTCCCCGCAGGTCCCGCAGCGAGTCGCCGGCCTGGCGGTCGCACCGgcgcagcagctgcagctcgcACAGCGCTTCGCTCTCCTCCGACTACAGCAACTCCAAATCCCCCGGCAGGTAGGAGCACCCCCgagggggtgtccccagggtgggGACCCTTGGAGAAGGacgggaggggagcggggcgatgctgcagcaccagggGTGCTTGGAGGGGTTGGAAATGCAGCAGCAAGGTTTCAAACCAGAAAATGTGCACTGGGAGAAACTCCAGAAGCAATTTCTTGCCCCATTTCTTGCTTTGGCAaagcctgtgctgcagccccagcttgGGTGCCACCTCCGTGCCGGGttggggatggaggggacaCATCGGCCACCCCCCTGACCGTGCCGTGCCCCTCAGGCTAAGCCCCAAGCACCGCGAGGACGGCCCCAAGGGCAGCAGCGCCCGCTCCAGCCGCAGCCCGTCCTCCTCCTCGCCGCGCCGCTCGGCCTCGCCGCACCAGAACGGGCACAAGGGCAGCGCCCAGAACGGCCGCCACAGCCACGGCGCCGCGCTCGAGGAGCCGCCGGATGTACGTAGGCTTTTCTTGCACCACGGTTCGCtgccctctcctcttcctcctcttcctcctccctccgcAGGACCCCCACCCCCcggctctcctctcccctctttcCCCACTCACCCGGCCGCCATCTGGGGGGCACCGGTGGCGTCGGGGTCGGGGAGATGGATGGGGGCACCGGGTGCTGCCcgtccccctccccggccgttctCTGGCTGCACAATGTCCCCCCCACCCTGGGGGGTGCCAGCCCCTCTCACACGGCCGCTCCGTGGATGTCACACCCCGGGGTGTCCCCGATGGCTCAGTAGGGTCACCACCAGGCTCAGCGCTGCCATGGGAGTGGATTGAGCCCAGATGGCTGAGAAATggctaaaaatggaaaaaatgatttccCTGCCGCTGCCAGCCCATCCCAGCACCAAGGTGCTGGTGCCAGCGGGACCCCAGCACCAGTCTGGGCACTGGTTTAAGGCCAGGAGAGGGCTCggagggggggctggggctgggtgctcACATTTTAGGCACTCAGGGTCCCCGCGGCGGGTGACTCAGGGCTgactgtccccagccctgccaactGCCCCGGCAAAACCCCGCTGCGCCGGGGCCGCTTGTCCCCACAACGCTCCCGCTGCCCCAGCGGGACGAGGGGGCCAGCCCCAGTTTAACCAGTAGAGGAGGGGCTGGGAGACCACCGGAGCCCACCTCTCGGGCCCCCCTCCACTTTCTTCTTTGCTGTGGTTTCGGCTCACCTTTTTGGGGGTGCGGGTGCTGAGGAGCCCCCACCCTGGGCACCCAGCATCGCCCAGGCCGCACGAGCTCCCTTGGCTCCCCGGCTCTAGCGGGACTTTTCTCCGACaacttctctctctttctctctctctttctctctctgtttatttttttatttttggttgtttgtttgttttgtttttttcttttctttttaatcccatctgtgtttttctttagcctcccatttgaaaaaaatcccaaacggTAATATACAATTCCATTTCTTGCTCAGCAGAAGCAGGgaagagggggagggaagggcaatgaaacatgcttttttttccccccttgttTTAGTTTCCTTTatcatgatttcttttcttttccttcgTGATGTACAGAAATGCAAACGATATatatctcttatttttttttccccctgtcgTCGTTGTGTTGTTCTagaattttttgcttttgtgtgtgttaatgtggagaagaaaaacaaaaacaaaaaaaaaaaagaaaaaaaaaaaaaagaagatgtgttttctaaatatttacGACCGTTGAACACTGTATTTCCATTCTCTATATTTTGAACACGGAATTTAAAAGGGAAGATAACCGAGCAGCTCTGAACCGAAAAGGGAGCGcgctcaccccaaaacccagccgCAAATTGCCCTTTGCCTCCTCAAATTGGCTGTGGCCCCACTGCCCGTATGGCAGCCAACCCTGGCACCATGGGGATGTTTTCCCCGTGGGTCCCCACGTGTGATCCCGTTAGGACGGGGCCGTGGGGGCTGTGGCATCCACCCAGCCATGACCCCTCCGGGCTGGGACCCCCGTGCTGCTCCCCGAACATCCTCAGCATCCATCCTGAGCTCGGCCCcacagaccagcagcagcagggctgagcgcCCTCCGCCTGCCTCAAACCCTCCAAAACCACCAAATTCAGCCCATTTTCCCCCAACGTCCACGCCCGggcttccccagctccccaagccccccaggTGCCCAGGGCCGGGGCGCTGCGTGGGGTTGACTTCCCTTTTAAATGCCCAGTCCCGTCTCCATCCATCCCTGCCTCCGGCTGCCTGCCCATCCTCCTCGCGCTCGCCCTTCctccccatttctctctcctcctcctcgctctcTCTCCCACACGCACTCTCCGGCCCCAAATTTCTCTCTGGTTTTCTTGGGGCCGCTCCCGGTGCCGACGCCGCCCAACAAACCTCCACGCGTTGCGCTCCATCCGCCGCTTTCCTTGCATGACGTTTGGGATCGGTGACGTTCGGCAGCCACCTTCCAGCCCGAAAAACGCTGCCGGGTAGGGGCCGGGCACAACACGCAAGCCGGCAAACCCGCCGCAGCCGCGAAAGCCACGGGCTTTCCATTGAAGTGAaataatgtataaaaaaaagatgcaaacgagaccaatttaaaaacaaaaaaaaaaaagtctaagcaAAGCAAACTTGATTAGCAAAGGGGTCTAAATCACATTACTAAAGAGTCATTGTCTTTTTCCCATTCTGCACTCCAAATGTGGagattattgttttcttttttattattgcattCCTGTCACTGCCAATTCAGAAGGTAGGTATTTCGTCCACCTCTGCACGTTCACTTCTGCAGATGAGCCTGTTGAAAAGCACCGTAGCTtgatttaatgttattttctctttcttactttctttctttctttctctttctttctttctctctttctctctctctctttcattttgtctctttttggtggctatatataatttttttgatTTGTATGGTTTTCCCCAGTTAGCTGCAAAGCCATGCTCTTCTCTTACGTtcttctctttgatttttttgcCCTGTCcatgtaatatttttctttctttccgcctttttctcttcctcttttcctcgTTCTGTTGGTAGAAtgcatttctgtgtgttttagcCCTCTGAGTTTGTGTTCGTTCCCACAGACGGTACAGTTACCATGAGTCGGTTTGAGTTCCTCCGTGCTTCTTAGGGGCTGGCTAATGAGACCGAGCACAATTAGCGAAAAATAGAGGCAAAGAGCAGCAGGTGAACCCCAGTGCGTCACAAGGAGTCGCTGGGGCACGGGTGTTTTGGGGCGAAGGACTGGGAGGGAGGATAACGAACGAGAAATTTGGGGAGATTGGGATTTTTTTGCCCCTCCTGGGGCTGTGGTCATGGTggtgagctggaggaccggggGAGAACATTTTGGGGCAGCGGTGGTGAAAGGCTGAGACCTTCCATGCATGGGAAGGAACCAGGTGAGGTGAGAGGCAGGACGGGGAGCACAAGCACCCCGAATGCATTTTCCCTTTGGGGCCAGACCTttgcaaaggatttttttgggtttgtttgtttgttttttttcaatagaagccccctctgccctccccatccctctccctgccttgTGGGTGTGAAGCCCACATCCCCACAGCATGGATAGCAAATATGTGTGCGAATAATGCGCTCGGGAAGAGGACACCTCGCTCtggctttctctctcttcttcttctccttctccatttCCAGTTTTCCCTCCCCAAAAGTAGGGGTGGGGACAGGTGTGGCTGAAGCCCCTGTCCCCTGTGAGGATGCTGCTGGTGGGGCATCCATTGCCCCCACCACTTCTCTGCCTTGCCGGAGAAATTGCAAAAGAAGTTAATTGTTAAAGCAATCATAAAAATGCACCAAACCACCCCATTTTGGCTCCGGCAGGTGGGGCGCACTGCTCTGTGGCTGTAGGGGCTGGCTCAGCCCCCTCGTCAGTGGGGACAGGGGCATGATGCAGGACAAGCCACTGGCGGGGTGGCCTCGTGTCCCTTTGTCAGCATCTTCATCGCGGACCCGTGGTGCATCGTCTGCTTCTCttttgggggagaaaagcaGCGTTTAGGATTAATTGTATTTGAGGCAAAGGGACGGCAAGGAAACGAGGTCCCCGGCTGCCCCCGGGTGCATCAGCACCTCCCAGCTCCCCGTAGGCCCCACCAGGTCACGCAGGATTCACCCCTCTGTGGGCactgggggctgccgggggcgAGACCCCAAAGCTTCCCCATCGCCCTCTGCCCCCCAGACCACGTTCACCAGCTCGGTTGGGGCTggagccccctgctccccaaatcccagcccAGAATTCGGGGCTGTCACCGTGCCGGTGGCCCGATGTCACCGCCAGGTAGCTAGGAGGGGTCCTCCCGGTGTCTGAGCGTAGGAGAAgggagttgttttgttttatttctctcctctcgctgtctctgtctctcctcctctctctcttttctttctctcttgcatTTTTGTGAATCTAATGATGCACTTATATTGCCCcgcttttcccttctcttcatACCTTACCTACTAAAGGAGGAAATGCCACTTTTTTGGTAAGTGGATGTTAACCAAGagggacttaaaaaaaaaaaaaaaaaagcatataatggaaaaaaaaaaaaaaaaaaaggaagcagaaagcaaagtcTGTGTTGAGTGCTGATGAGGACTTAGCAGTTCCCTGCAGAGTCACAGCTAACAGATCAATGCGTATCCCAGGAAGAGTTCAGAGACATTCGTTTATCTCAGTACCGATGACATTTGTGaagttttggtttggtttttctttgatttcgatgttttcttctttcttttggtttctttttcccttctcgccccccgccccccgacTCCCTGCCTTGCCCTCCATCGTTGCTCTGTGCCGTCTTCCTCGTTTCTTGATTTGTTTTAAGCCAAAAGCCGTACTATCTATAAAACCTATGCATATATAAACGTATAGATATCTATATATGTGCATGCATCTGTGTGAGCAGACCtcccgccccgcgcccgcccgGCCCCATCACCTCTTTGGTTTCACCCTCTCTCCCACTGCTCACTCtgatttattccccccccccgcctcccctcttctcatttgttctttttttttttctcattttcctcagTTTGTTTGGGTTTTCCGCCCCTTTTCCTTTCACCTTTCTTGTTTGGGGCGGGCGGGCACCGGGGGTTTGCTTTATCTCCTCTCCAGGtgtccgggggggggggtcgtttctttcccctccccgACGACTTTGGggtttcttggatttttttggtccctcccttcttccccaaaCCCTTCTTCGtttcttggttgttttttcttttttttttttctttggttcgtttccttattattttttttttacgtttTTGCATGCGGAGGTTTGCATGACCCACGTTGTTGAGGGCGAGAGGCTGAGGAAGGTGCAGGGTAGCGTCTGTGTAGCCTGCCTTAATGCGATGTGCGTTGACGTTGTGCGCCGAGCCCCGGCCCGGCGCGCCCCGTTAAAaacctctttctccttctttcttctcttctcccctttccGCCtgtccccccttttttttttctctctgtctctcttcccCCTGCCAGAGGCCGGCCTCGCCGTCCCCCTCTCCGTGGCCTCGCGGCAGGACGGACCCGCCGTCCCCTCGCACCCGGGGCAGCCGTCACGGCGCCCGCTCGCCCTCGCCGGAGCGAGCCAAGCACGGCCACCGGCACCGCTCCCGCTCCGCCTCGCCGCCCCCGCGACACCGCGGCCAGGCCCCCCGCCAGCCGCCCCCCacggggctcagccccagcggCTACAGCAGCGACTCGGAGGGCTCGGGCTGCTCCCACCCGCTCGGCCCCGACAGGACCCACGGCGCCCACGCCAAGAAGTAAGGGGCTCTCCGGGTGCCGTCACGTAGGAGCCACAATTTGGTTCCATAGGGTTGGGGCTCCAGGGTTGGGTGCAGGTTGGGGGACACCAGGATGGAGGTTGGGGAATGGGGGAGGCCCATGGTGGTGTCCCGGTGAGCAACGCAGTGCCTGGATGGCTCTGTGGGGTTATGGAAGATCCCGCtgtggtgaggctgcaccttgagtgctgtgttcagctttgggcccctcactacaagaaggacgtCGAGGCCCtagagcatgtccagagaagggcgacgaagctggtgaggggcctggagcacaaggcctgtgaggagcggctgagggagctgggggggtttgggctggagaagaggaggctcagggcagagctcattgctctctgcaactgcctgagaggaaggggtggggagctgggggtcggcctctgctcacaggtaaccagtgataggagtagagggaatggcctcaagttgtgccaggggaggttcaggttgggaatgaggagacatttctgtcagaaagagcagtcaggcactgggacgggttgcccagggacgtggtggagtcaccgtccctgggggtgttcaagggaaggttggacgtggtgcttgggggcATGGCTCAGTGGGTCATAGAAGTGGTtgggggacagttggaccagtTGATCTCAGTGGTCTTCCCAACTTTAATtattctatgagtctatgatAATCAGGGTGTTTTCAGGGTGCTTCTGCTCCCCCGTGGTCACAGAGGGAAATGAGGAGCagtggggacaccctggggacgTTCCCCCCCTCTGCCCCTTGCAGGGTGAAGGAGCGGCACCACCGGGGCCGGCCCAACAGCAGCTCGGAGTCGTCGGCCAAGCACTCTCGGCACGGGGCCTCGGAGCGCAGGAAGAGCCCCTCGCACAGCACCGGGCAccgcagcagctcctggagctccAGCGGCTCCCTCTCCAAGTCCCGCTCCCGCTCGCGGGAGAAGAGGGCCGGGCGCAGCCGCAGCCGCTCGCCCTCGCAGAAGAAAACCGCCAGCAGGTCAGCTCGGGGGGCACGGGTGGCATGGGGGGGCACGGCTCGGGGCTTGGGGTGTCCCGGCTGGAGAAGGGCTGGGTGTTCCTGCAGCCCGCCCCGGTGCTCCTGGTGCCCCTGACACCCCTCGTCTTGGTTTAGAGAGAAGGACAACGAGCCCCGAACACGCCACGGTGACCCCGATCCCGCCCGGGCCCGGCGCCGCTCCCGAAGCTACTCCCCCATCAGGAAGAGGAGACGCGATTCCCCCAGCTTCATGGAGCCCAGGAGGATCACCAGGTGGGGCCCGGCACGCGCAGCCACCACCGCTGGCACGGCCCCTGGCTGAGCTGTGCCCCCAGCGAGCCCcaaaggggtggggggtggcAGAAAGGATGGGTGGGTGTGTGGGTGGTCTGGACCtcaagtcctgtgaggagcaggtgagggaactgggggggtttgggctggagaaaaggaggctcagggcaggcctcattgctctctgcaactccccaaaaggaaggggtggggagctgggggtcggcctcttctcgaAGATGACtggtgataggaccagagggaatggcctcaagttgtgccaggggaggttcaggtgggaaatgaggagacatttctgtcagGAAGAGTGGATAGGTATagggacgggttgcccagggaggtggtggagtcactgtccctgggggtgttcaagggaaGGTTGGACgcggtgcttggggacagggtttgttgggtgacagtggtggtaggggatggttggaccagatgagctTGGAGctcctttccaaccttaatggttctGTGAGGCTGTGGGTGGCTGGCAGaaaggatggatggatgggtggatgggtggatggatggacggacggacggacggacggacagatTGACAGACAAGGAGCTTTGAGGACAGACACACAACCCTGAGGATGAATGGGAGGATGAACCaggctggccctgcagctgggtACCCAGCCTGCCTCCAACACCACAACCTTCTGCTCTCCTCCCGTTTGCAGACAGCAGATACGAACTCGTTTTACTTCCAGCAAgaagcccagccccagggcgttgcctcctgccctccaaaTGCCATTTTCTCCTCCCTGAGCCCTTACTGACTCAGGATGCGGGGCTCCAAGGCGGGCAGTGCTTAGTGCCAGATGAAGCAGTGTGCATTTATAGCATCTCGTTAGCATGCGGTGCTGGCCGCACTACGGGTGCGGAGCTGAGATCGCCTCCTGTCCAACCTATTTGTCTCCCGTGCTATCAGCGGGGAGATCGGGGGCTGTAGCACGGAGCTGGCTGGATTTTGCTTGCTCTGG
This DNA window, taken from Anas acuta chromosome 19, bAnaAcu1.1, whole genome shotgun sequence, encodes the following:
- the SRRM3 gene encoding serine/arginine repetitive matrix protein 3 yields the protein MALYNNGANAPSPQEASNGFAQPGASGTWHKAEEEVRLAEPSLVKKAHREILDHERKRRVELKCMELQEMMEEQGYLEEEIRQKVGTFRQMLMEKEGVLTREDQHGRQIVIENHHGLDGEDYAAQYPEYGEGCLLQCDCSAECYRDDSSHREYRLKRRSSSSTSPPPKKKKKKKSGHRRSRKKRKPGSERSCDSSSPIRKEKKKKTGKKHRRDRSESGSRKKRRHRSRSPKNKRKEKNKERKRSRSESPAWRSHRRSSCSSHSASLSSDYSNSKSPGRLSPKHREDGPKGSSARSSRSPSSSSPRRSASPHQNGHKGSAQNGRHSHGAALEEPPDRPASPSPSPWPRGRTDPPSPRTRGSRHGARSPSPERAKHGHRHRSRSASPPPRHRGQAPRQPPPTGLSPSGYSSDSEGSGCSHPLGPDRTHGAHAKKVKERHHRGRPNSSSESSAKHSRHGASERRKSPSHSTGHRSSSWSSSGSLSKSRSRSREKRAGRSRSRSPSQKKTASREKDNEPRTRHGDPDPARARRRSRSYSPIRKRRRDSPSFMEPRRITSARKRPIPYYRPSPSSSSSLSTYSYSRSRSRSYDSYSTSRSRSRTRSPPSRSRSPSRSPSYNSRSSSESAGF